The stretch of DNA GTAAAAAAAATTCTGGAATATTATGAAACACCCGTTCATCAATGAAATAATGCTGATCGCTATTGCTAATAGCGTGCTCGCGGTTATCAGGTAAACCGGAGCGATTTTGGGAGTCCATACAGGTTTTATGTCACTTTTTTTCATATGTCTTCATAGAATGGGCTTATACTGCCTTGAGATGATTTACGTGACTCATTACAGCGCTTCTGATTCTTTATGAATCCTTCAATGGCTTCAAATCATATCAATGTTTCCAATATTTCTTTATTTTGCATCCTGAAAGATAAATGAACGAATTGTGTTGGATAATTTATAGGCTCCAGAACCTTTTTTATTTGATTTATTACCTGGCTGTTTATGATCAGTTATATGCAATTATGGCAGGAGTTCAGGGAAGAGATTTATATTAAATTGTTTTATTAATCACTTATGGAGATTGTTATACCGGAGAAATGGTCGGGGACGTCGGTAAAACTCGCAGTATTAGGTGCGGTGACGATAATTGTTGCTGCTATAACTTTATTCTGTCTGTCTGGCGATATTCAGATAATTTTTACTCATCTTTACTATATACCAATAATTCTTGCTTCGTACTGGTTTGAGCGTAAGGGAGTACTCTTTACACTTTTTTTAAGCCTTTTCTACCTTGAGGCGGTATATTCATTTAATCCTGCTGATATGCAGGGACTTTATTCGGCAATTATAAGAGTGATTGTATTCATTGGAATATCTTTAGTTATCGCTTTTCTTTCTGCAACTATTAAAAAGAAGCAGGAGAATGTCTCAAGGTCCGAACGATTATTTCATGCCGTCTGGGAGAGCATTCATGCGGGTATCGTTCTCGTGGATGCAAAAACGCACTGCATTATTTCAGCAAATCCCGAGTTCACCAGAATGACAGGATTTTCAGAATCGGATTTGGACGGACAGGTCTGCCATGAATACATTTGTCCTATGGGGGTGGGTGAATGCCCTGTAAGCGACAAGGGTCTTAAAGTTGAACACGTAGAAGGTGTTTTACTTTCCAAAGATAAAAAAGAGATTCCTGTTTTTAAAACCATAGCAGAGATGAAGATAGGTGACGAGGATTATTACATAGAGAGCTGTATCGATATTACCGCGTTAAAAGATGCGGAGAACATTCTCCTTGCTTATCTCCGGGAAGCGACTCTGCGGATCAGAAACCCCCTGGAACTGGTTCGTGAGAATCTCATCGAACTGCAGAAAGAACAGGAGGATCGTGAAACTAATCCTGCATATATAACTACAGCAATTGCAGTACAGCAAAAGAATATTGAAGGAATATTGGGAAATCTCCGGGAAATCGAACGGGCTGTTGCAGAGAATCGGACAGAGATACCTGATGCTTTAAGGGAATACCTTAAGAGGTGATTATTAATGGAATTTAAAATGGGTGAGGACAATAAAAAAATTATCCTTGCACTGTCACCTTCCCGTACTTACAGGGAGAATAATCTTGCGATGCTGAAAGAGGTTCAGAAAAGGGATGAACTCAGAACGATTATTATCTGCTTGAATCAGCCGCAGTCTTTTCTTATGGATTTTTACGGGAAAAACGGGATAGACATGAACCGGGTCTTTTTCGTCGATGCCATAACCAAATATGCAACAGGCAGTGCTCCGAAAAATATCGAAAATTGTCTTTTTGTTTCACGCCCGGGCGATCTTACTTCAATGAGTATCGCAGTAACAAGCGTAATTAATAAATTTAAAAATGATAAAATCATAATTTTCCTGGATTCTGTCAATGCCCTGCTAATTCATACGAATTCTGTTAATCTGACAAAATTTATTCATTTTATTATCAGTAAGCTGAGAGTGCTGAATATTTCAGGAATTTTCCTTGCGGTCGAAAAAGGTCTTGACCCGATTTTATTAAATCAGATTATGCTGTTTGCAGATGAGATGGTTGAATTTCCTGATGGATCTCAACAATAAAAAACCGAATTCTTTTTAGGTTTGCTTTCTCATCAGTCATCGACAGTTATATCTCTCAGATATTCATATCCCTTTAATTTTTTTGTAATTATCCAGTCGAATATGAATTCTGCAGCTTTGGTCTTATTCAATTGCATGTAATACAAAAGTCCGATATTTTGAGCCATAAAAGGCACTATTCCACCTGTATGAGTCAGAACATATTCATTCTTTTTCAGGAGATCGTAATTGCCCAGGTAAAGCATCTTTGCAATAAAATAGACAGAATCAAGGTAATTTTCGTTTATGATCGGGATACCCCTGCTGTCTTTGGGATGGACCAGAACCGGAACTCTGGATTTCGCGAGTTTATCAAGTATTCTCAAATCAAATATATCTTCAAGTTCTGAATTGTATATCCGGGTATAAATACAGATGCCGTCCAGATTCAGGTTATTCAGGCAATAGTCGATCTCTGCTATCGCATGGTCTGCATCATCAACATCAACAGCTCCAAAAGCACCGATCTCACGAGGATTTTCATCCCTTATATCTGCAACTTTTGTATTATATTCCCTTATAACCGGAAAACAGATTTTGCTTTCATAATTCCAAATTTGCGGTAGATCCAGAGAGAGCATTATTCTTTCATAGCCCTTTTCATTCATCAGCTTATAAATATCATCCGGATTCCAGACTTTAACCTGCTTTTCATCGAAATTATTGACGATTCCCTTAACAGCTTCAATGACACTATCAGGATTACAATGATAATGATACTTAATCTTCCCGGCATTTTTTTGGTTTATACTGGTATTGCAGGAATCCAGGGGGATATTTTCAATAGGCTCATTGAATTCAAAAAGTTTTTCTGCATTATTTTTAAAAATATCCTGAATAAACGATTTTTTAATATCAAGGGAGT from Methanolacinia petrolearia DSM 11571 encodes:
- a CDS encoding amidohydrolase family protein, which encodes MKRSNFEKWDVHHHIIPKFYKEELKIAGVTDIFGFKQPKWTEDMQLRMMKKHNFTKVFMSISTPGVYFNGNDFSRRLARRCNEYMADIIYRNPEKFGGFAAVPLPDVEGAITELKYSLDELKLDGVGLLSNVNGNYLGKKEYREFFKELNDRNAVVFVHPTARPEKSDHRLLNYMYLFMLDTTHTMIDFIRSGYHRDYPNIKFILSHGGGVLPVVAPTIIKTMKEENPDIDTEFKNLKTRIYPDTARIAYHDTMKDTISFSGINHVVLGTDYIWAKNNYAYWIKLINSLDIKKSFIQDIFKNNAEKLFEFNEPIENIPLDSCNTSINQKNAGKIKYHYHCNPDSVIEAVKGIVNNFDEKQVKVWNPDDIYKLMNEKGYERIMLSLDLPQIWNYESKICFPVIREYNTKVADIRDENPREIGAFGAVDVDDADHAIAEIDYCLNNLNLDGICIYTRIYNSELEDIFDLRILDKLAKSRVPVLVHPKDSRGIPIINENYLDSVYFIAKMLYLGNYDLLKKNEYVLTHTGGIVPFMAQNIGLLYYMQLNKTKAAEFIFDWIITKKLKGYEYLRDITVDD
- a CDS encoding PAS domain S-box protein produces the protein MTIIVAAITLFCLSGDIQIIFTHLYYIPIILASYWFERKGVLFTLFLSLFYLEAVYSFNPADMQGLYSAIIRVIVFIGISLVIAFLSATIKKKQENVSRSERLFHAVWESIHAGIVLVDAKTHCIISANPEFTRMTGFSESDLDGQVCHEYICPMGVGECPVSDKGLKVEHVEGVLLSKDKKEIPVFKTIAEMKIGDEDYYIESCIDITALKDAENILLAYLREATLRIRNPLELVRENLIELQKEQEDRETNPAYITTAIAVQQKNIEGILGNLREIERAVAENRTEIPDALREYLKR